The following proteins are co-located in the candidate division WOR-3 bacterium genome:
- a CDS encoding UDP-3-O-(3-hydroxymyristoyl)glucosamine N-acyltransferase — translation MSCEGRKIWIEHGAKIANSVTLSPFVYVGGEVEIGEETYIGPNVTLLGRTVIGRRVRIGPGAVIGWEGFGYEKREGGYKRVEHTGIVVIEDDVEIGPLVNIARAKPGRQTRIGRGTKIDALVHIAHNVFIGEGCIITAQCGIAGSAKIGDRVVLLGQVGIKDHIEIGAESVVYAKSAVLRSIPPNSTYFGIPARPARETMRLWARLWQHFGK, via the coding sequence GTGAGTTGCGAAGGCAGAAAAATCTGGATTGAACACGGGGCAAAGATAGCAAATTCGGTCACCTTGAGCCCTTTTGTTTATGTTGGCGGAGAGGTGGAAATTGGCGAGGAAACTTATATCGGCCCAAATGTTACCCTATTAGGCAGGACGGTTATCGGCCGCAGGGTGCGTATTGGACCAGGGGCAGTAATAGGATGGGAGGGGTTTGGTTATGAAAAAAGGGAAGGGGGCTACAAAAGGGTTGAGCACACCGGCATAGTGGTGATTGAGGATGATGTGGAAATCGGTCCATTGGTAAATATTGCCCGGGCAAAACCAGGAAGGCAAACAAGGATTGGCAGGGGCACGAAGATTGATGCGTTGGTCCATATCGCCCATAATGTTTTTATTGGCGAGGGGTGCATTATTACTGCGCAGTGCGGAATTGCGGGGAGCGCGAAGATTGGGGACCGGGTTGTCCTTTTAGGTCAGGTGGGTATTAAAGACCATATTGAGATTGGTGCGGAGAGTGTGGTTTACGCCAAATCGGCGGTCTTGCGCTCAATTCCTCCAAACAGTACCTACTTCGGAATTCCCGCCCGCCCGGCAAGAGAGACGATGAGACTCTGGGCAAGGCTGTGGCAGCATTTCGGTAAGTAA
- the fabZ gene encoding 3-hydroxyacyl-ACP dehydratase FabZ: MSMNIDVKNFLPHREPFLFVDGVKRIEGNEIETYRTVRPEEFYFPGHFPGNPILPGVLMIEAIAQSGIILALFSDQTQKGKTPLFAGIEQARFRRIVRPGEQLRIVVTLLSAKAGVFKFSGRVFVGEELACTAIVTGAVR, encoded by the coding sequence ATGAGTATGAATATTGATGTAAAGAATTTCCTTCCGCATCGGGAGCCTTTTCTTTTTGTTGACGGGGTTAAGAGGATAGAAGGGAATGAGATTGAGACCTATCGGACGGTCAGGCCGGAGGAGTTTTACTTTCCTGGTCATTTTCCCGGAAATCCGATTCTGCCCGGTGTGTTGATGATTGAGGCGATTGCCCAGAGCGGCATAATCCTGGCATTGTTTTCGGACCAGACCCAAAAGGGCAAGACCCCGCTATTTGCCGGGATTGAACAGGCGCGGTTCCGCCGGATTGTCAGACCAGGAGAACAGCTCCGCATCGTAGTAACCCTCCTCTCTGCCAAGGCTGGGGTTTTTAAATTCTCGGGCAGGGTTTTTGTCGGTGAGGAACTGGCGTGCACGGCAATAGTGACCGGTGCGGTGCGTTAA
- a CDS encoding OmpH family outer membrane protein: protein MRFLHWSAVLLGMLIFGGFAKEYKVGYINSERIIARYQAAIEAKKELDAEIKKYEAKAESLKAEYERAKEEYESQELALSEEGKRAKLAEIESRRRRYDSYLNEVYGKGGKIEQKNNELIAPIVAQIDSAVSKVAREEGFSLVIDATKSGIVYSEIGLDLTEMVIEELNRLYAPLPTPVTTKLLFVIAPLFEANDEAQRQRVGIQIREIINALLGSKSQVEVIPNKKVDEVVQSRGYANQKIGENEGADIARALDADYVIYGDCAKREERIQFTLTLLDARTGTVLKSQEGEAERGQVLREKVSAVVQVLYSALGR, encoded by the coding sequence ATGAGGTTTCTTCACTGGTCAGCGGTCTTGTTGGGTATGTTGATATTTGGGGGCTTTGCCAAGGAGTATAAGGTAGGTTACATCAATTCGGAACGGATAATTGCCCGTTACCAAGCGGCGATCGAGGCGAAAAAGGAACTGGATGCCGAGATAAAAAAATACGAGGCAAAGGCGGAGTCGCTGAAGGCGGAGTACGAGCGGGCAAAGGAGGAATACGAATCCCAAGAGCTGGCTCTATCCGAAGAGGGGAAGCGGGCAAAACTGGCTGAGATTGAAAGCAGAAGGCGAAGGTATGATAGCTATCTTAATGAGGTTTACGGTAAGGGGGGGAAGATTGAGCAGAAGAATAACGAGTTGATTGCTCCAATTGTGGCACAAATTGATTCGGCGGTTAGTAAGGTGGCGCGGGAGGAGGGTTTTTCGTTGGTGATTGATGCGACCAAGTCCGGGATTGTGTATAGCGAAATCGGACTGGATTTAACCGAAATGGTAATAGAAGAGTTGAACAGGTTGTATGCGCCCTTGCCGACGCCGGTGACCACGAAGCTCTTGTTCGTAATCGCACCGCTCTTTGAGGCAAATGACGAGGCACAGCGCCAGCGGGTCGGAATCCAGATTCGGGAGATTATCAATGCACTCCTTGGCTCCAAGTCCCAGGTTGAGGTTATCCCTAACAAAAAGGTGGATGAGGTTGTCCAGAGCCGGGGGTATGCCAACCAAAAGATCGGAGAAAATGAAGGAGCTGATATTGCCCGGGCGCTTGATGCCGACTATGTGATATATGGGGATTGCGCAAAAAGAGAAGAGCGCATCCAGTTTACCTTAACACTCCTTGATGCCCGGACTGGCACCGTGCTGAAATCACAGGAAGGGGAAGCGGAAAGGGGTCAGGTTCTGCGCGAAAAGGTTAGCGCGGTGGTGCAAGTTTTATACTCAGCACTCGGGAGATAG
- the lpxA gene encoding acyl-ACP--UDP-N-acetylglucosamine O-acyltransferase, which produces MHGNSDRCGALIHPSALIGKEVILGQGCEVGPFCRIEGRVQIGANCRIGTGVVIGTPPADKKYQGEGSGVLIGNNNIFFEFVTVHRATGHNEMTVIGDGNYIMAYVHIGHNCRIGNSVTLTNGVQLAGHTEVEDGANLGGLVGVHQFCRIGTLAMIGAHSYVNKDIPPFSLAAGNPCRVYGLNIVGLERAGFSSEKILALKDAFRILYRSGLPLTQALKRIEQDLAGGPGREEINRLLEFCTNSRRGIELRTEV; this is translated from the coding sequence GTGCACGGCAATAGTGACCGGTGCGGTGCGTTAATCCATCCCAGCGCGCTCATTGGCAAAGAGGTTATTTTAGGTCAGGGGTGCGAGGTCGGTCCCTTCTGCCGGATTGAGGGTCGGGTTCAGATAGGCGCCAACTGCCGAATTGGCACCGGGGTGGTTATCGGTACCCCACCAGCAGATAAGAAGTATCAGGGGGAAGGCAGCGGGGTTTTAATCGGCAACAATAATATATTTTTTGAGTTTGTCACGGTTCACCGCGCGACCGGTCATAATGAAATGACCGTAATTGGTGATGGCAACTACATAATGGCTTATGTTCATATCGGACACAACTGCCGAATTGGTAACTCGGTAACATTGACCAACGGCGTTCAGTTGGCAGGACATACCGAGGTTGAAGATGGTGCCAATCTGGGCGGTTTAGTTGGAGTTCATCAGTTCTGCCGGATTGGCACATTGGCGATGATTGGTGCCCATTCCTATGTGAATAAGGACATACCGCCATTTTCCCTTGCTGCCGGCAACCCCTGCCGGGTGTATGGACTCAACATCGTGGGATTGGAAAGGGCGGGTTTCAGTAGCGAAAAGATTCTTGCACTTAAGGATGCCTTCAGAATCCTGTATCGTTCGGGCTTGCCCCTAACCCAGGCGTTGAAAAGGATTGAACAGGATTTGGCTGGTGGTCCGGGAAGGGAGGAGATAAATCGCCTTCTGGAGTTCTGCACCAACTCCAGAAGGGGGATTGAACTGAGAACAGAAGTATGA
- the guaA gene encoding glutamine-hydrolyzing GMP synthase — translation MDRVLILDFGSQYTQLICRRIRELNVYAEIVPYNISAEEVLERQAKGLILSGGPSSVFLKRAPRPDVALFNLGIPILGICYGMQLTAQMLGGKVAPEGAREYGHARFNKIKPSPLFANLPPVFSVWMSHGDSVTRLPKGFVKSGMTSHLAIAAMADETRRIYGVQFHPEVHHTPLGKKILANFIFRICRCQPGWTMKRFIEEKSQEIKAQVGKEKVLCAVSGGVDSTVMASLLYRVLGRQLVAVFVDNGLLRLNEAQDVLKMLKPILPVKFIPAQERFLAKLEGVSQPERKRRIIGLEFIRVFEDVAKRFGPIRFLAQGTLYPDLIESRSAFGGPSATIKTHHNVGGLPKDLRFELIEPLKELFKDEVRILGRALRVPKGILQRHPFPGPGLAVRIIGPVTPERLNLLRQADNIFISELRRAGLYNRVWQALAVLLPVRSVGVMGDSRTYENVVALRAVTSTDAMTADWARLPDDLLARVASRITNEVRGINRVVYDISSKPPATIEWE, via the coding sequence TTGGACAGGGTTTTAATCCTTGACTTTGGCTCCCAGTACACTCAGTTAATCTGCCGCCGGATAAGGGAACTTAATGTCTATGCCGAGATTGTACCTTATAATATCAGCGCTGAGGAGGTTCTGGAAAGGCAGGCAAAAGGTCTAATCCTTTCTGGCGGACCTTCTTCGGTATTTTTAAAGAGGGCGCCCAGACCTGATGTTGCCCTTTTCAATCTTGGCATCCCGATTCTTGGCATCTGCTATGGTATGCAATTGACCGCGCAGATGCTCGGCGGCAAGGTAGCGCCGGAAGGTGCGCGTGAGTACGGGCATGCCCGGTTCAATAAGATAAAACCAAGCCCTCTTTTCGCCAATCTGCCACCGGTATTTTCTGTCTGGATGAGCCATGGTGATTCGGTTACGCGCCTGCCCAAGGGGTTTGTCAAATCAGGGATGACCAGCCACTTGGCGATTGCGGCAATGGCAGATGAAACCCGGCGCATCTATGGGGTTCAGTTTCACCCTGAGGTTCATCACACACCCTTAGGCAAGAAAATCCTTGCCAATTTCATTTTCCGCATCTGCCGTTGCCAGCCGGGCTGGACAATGAAGAGATTCATTGAGGAGAAGTCGCAGGAGATAAAGGCGCAGGTTGGTAAAGAGAAGGTTCTCTGCGCGGTTTCGGGCGGGGTTGATTCTACGGTTATGGCAAGTTTGCTCTATCGGGTGCTGGGCAGGCAACTGGTGGCGGTATTTGTTGACAACGGGCTTTTGCGCCTGAATGAGGCACAGGATGTTTTAAAGATGCTCAAGCCCATCCTGCCGGTCAAGTTCATTCCCGCGCAAGAGAGGTTTCTTGCAAAACTTGAGGGTGTTTCTCAACCGGAGAGAAAGCGGCGCATCATCGGTCTTGAGTTTATCCGGGTTTTTGAGGATGTGGCAAAGAGGTTCGGACCGATTCGGTTTCTTGCCCAGGGCACCCTTTATCCTGACCTGATTGAGTCCCGTTCCGCCTTTGGCGGACCATCAGCAACTATTAAGACCCATCACAATGTTGGCGGCTTGCCAAAGGATTTGCGCTTTGAGCTGATTGAGCCGTTAAAGGAGCTTTTCAAGGATGAGGTGCGGATTTTGGGTCGGGCTTTAAGGGTTCCGAAAGGGATTCTTCAGCGCCACCCCTTTCCCGGACCTGGTCTGGCGGTGAGGATAATCGGACCGGTTACACCGGAAAGGCTCAACCTCTTAAGGCAGGCTGACAATATCTTTATCTCGGAGTTGCGCAGGGCCGGGCTTTATAACAGGGTGTGGCAGGCGCTCGCAGTTCTTTTGCCGGTGCGCTCGGTTGGGGTGATGGGTGACAGCCGCACCTATGAAAATGTTGTTGCCCTGCGGGCGGTGACATCAACCGATGCGATGACCGCAGACTGGGCAAGACTGCCTGATGACTTGCTTGCCCGGGTTGCCAGCCGCATCACCAACGAGGTCAGGGGCATCAACCGGGTTGTCTACGACATCTCCTCAAAGCCGCCGGCAACGATTGAGTGGGAGTAA
- a CDS encoding UDP-3-O-acyl-N-acetylglucosamine deacetylase: MRLLQPVKISGWGLNGKVAKMEVNGADGGAGIVFNRSIKAAVENAQVIGNCTCLKSGKGMVMMVEHFLAACYGIGISDLMVDIEGGMLPFGDGSAQPFVRAFLRAGLVNTKSQETVKLRSPIGVKDGKGFILLVPGEKLRIHCLIDYPHLGRQFFSGFITRKFFCEEIAPARTFGRPPRHLKERLGFGLKRVRGWVFPKRLRFNNEPCRHKVLDLLGDLALLGRPLQGEIFAFNPSHSLNLILVRRLKEMGA; this comes from the coding sequence ATGAGGCTTTTGCAGCCGGTAAAGATTTCGGGATGGGGGTTGAATGGAAAAGTGGCGAAAATGGAAGTCAATGGTGCAGACGGAGGTGCAGGCATTGTTTTTAATCGCTCTATTAAGGCGGCGGTTGAGAATGCCCAGGTTATAGGAAATTGCACCTGCCTGAAATCGGGCAAGGGGATGGTGATGATGGTTGAGCATTTTCTTGCTGCCTGTTATGGAATCGGGATTTCTGATTTAATGGTTGATATAGAGGGTGGGATGTTGCCTTTTGGTGATGGGAGCGCCCAACCTTTTGTGCGGGCATTCCTGCGCGCAGGTCTGGTCAATACCAAGAGTCAAGAGACGGTGAAACTGAGAAGTCCGATAGGGGTTAAGGATGGCAAGGGTTTCATCCTCCTGGTTCCAGGAGAAAAACTGCGGATTCACTGTTTGATTGATTATCCTCATCTCGGGAGGCAGTTCTTCTCAGGGTTTATTACGCGGAAATTTTTCTGTGAGGAGATTGCACCGGCCCGGACATTTGGAAGACCTCCCCGTCATCTAAAAGAGCGTCTCGGTTTCGGCCTAAAAAGGGTGCGGGGCTGGGTTTTTCCTAAAAGACTGCGGTTCAATAATGAGCCCTGCCGGCACAAGGTCCTGGATTTACTTGGGGACCTGGCCCTTTTAGGGCGACCGCTCCAGGGAGAAATCTTTGCCTTTAACCCAAGTCACAGCTTGAATCTAATCTTGGTAAGAAGGTTAAAAGAAATGGGGGCTTGA
- a CDS encoding folylpolyglutamate synthase/dihydrofolate synthase family protein gives MNYQTALDFLNSLVNYEKRKRQDRRFKLNGIRRFLLLAENPQKRLKNCILIAGTKGKGSVAYMVAAGLRACGLKTGLFVSPHLISVRERIQINGEWIKRERFARLMSRFQPLVKKQRVSYFELLTAMAFDFFAREEVDFSVIEVGLGGRLDATNLCEPKIAVITRIGYDHLQVLGTTLKKIAREKAGIMRPEIPVVIGLQEPEAENELLLQATEIGAQSVLVKNRSRVWDETITPLGIAFSAFTELGAGRVELKVLGRHQIENCRTALTVLGILARQEPRIDFARAVAGIKNLVIPGRCEVVQESPLVIVDSCHNPESGQALAGVLKEYLKEKVVLIYGSLRNKLVKRTVEPIAPYVDTAVLVAPNSPRALTPRVLKGILTRLKVAAETAPDLKTALTRAQELSFGRMPIVIAGSFYLAGEALSLLKGIEPE, from the coding sequence ATGAACTATCAGACGGCGCTTGATTTCTTAAACTCCCTCGTCAATTATGAGAAAAGGAAAAGGCAGGACCGCAGGTTTAAACTTAACGGTATCAGGCGATTTCTGCTCCTTGCCGAAAATCCGCAAAAAAGGTTAAAGAACTGCATTTTAATTGCGGGCACCAAGGGCAAGGGTTCGGTTGCCTATATGGTGGCGGCGGGCTTGCGCGCCTGCGGGTTGAAGACCGGTCTTTTTGTCTCACCCCATCTAATCTCGGTGCGGGAGCGGATTCAGATCAACGGCGAGTGGATAAAAAGGGAGCGCTTTGCCCGGCTTATGTCAAGGTTTCAGCCGCTGGTGAAAAAACAGCGGGTGAGTTATTTTGAGCTCTTGACCGCAATGGCATTTGACTTTTTCGCCCGGGAGGAGGTTGACTTCAGTGTGATTGAGGTTGGTCTTGGTGGCAGACTGGATGCGACCAACCTCTGCGAGCCCAAAATTGCGGTTATCACCAGGATTGGCTACGACCATCTCCAAGTCCTGGGCACAACCCTTAAAAAGATCGCCCGGGAAAAGGCGGGGATAATGCGCCCTGAAATACCGGTGGTGATTGGTTTGCAAGAGCCCGAGGCGGAGAATGAGCTCCTCCTGCAGGCGACAGAGATAGGCGCGCAGTCAGTTCTGGTGAAAAACCGGTCAAGGGTCTGGGACGAAACCATCACCCCATTGGGGATTGCCTTTTCCGCCTTCACCGAATTGGGTGCGGGCAGGGTGGAACTGAAAGTCCTGGGGAGGCATCAGATTGAAAACTGCCGGACCGCCCTGACCGTCCTGGGCATCCTCGCCCGGCAGGAGCCGCGAATAGATTTTGCCCGGGCGGTTGCCGGAATCAAAAATCTTGTGATTCCGGGAAGGTGTGAGGTTGTTCAGGAGAGCCCATTGGTAATTGTTGACTCCTGCCACAACCCGGAGTCTGGTCAGGCGCTCGCCGGGGTTTTAAAAGAGTATCTTAAGGAGAAGGTGGTTTTAATCTACGGCTCATTGCGGAATAAACTGGTGAAAAGGACGGTTGAACCGATTGCCCCTTATGTTGACACCGCAGTTTTGGTCGCCCCGAATTCGCCCCGGGCGCTAACACCAAGGGTCTTAAAGGGGATCCTCACCCGCCTAAAGGTGGCAGCAGAAACCGCGCCTGACCTGAAGACCGCATTAACCCGTGCCCAGGAACTTTCCTTTGGCAGGATGCCCATTGTGATTGCCGGCTCATTTTACCTTGCCGGTGAGGCGCTTTCCCTTCTCAAGGGCATAGAGCCGGAATAG